The genomic region AAGTCAATGTAGTTTAATTATTAAAATTAATGTGTCAATATACGCTAGAATAATATTAAAGGGTTTTTTAGAGAGCGTATATAGACAATGAAAGTACACTTGATCCGAATGAACGTAAGCGTGCAGGAAGGGCGAAGAATAAGGAGTAATCAACGTTCCTGATAAAAATCTGGATGAGCTACTCGGATAACACCATCATAAAGGGAACCAGTGTCAGTTACTTGAGCAGATACTGGGATGACAAGAGAAGGCTACAAAGGTGTCATGCAAGTAGCTCATCCAGCTTTTTTATAATCATCGAAAACATTGTATTTTAACATTACTTTTATACTTATAAGTTTCTAGGCACTGGATTTGTTGTAGACTTACTCTATCACTTTACCCTCTTATTTTACCACTCTCCTGCCTATATATTTTTATATGAGGATTTTTGCAAAAGTTTCGCATTTTTTGTAACATGATTTTCAGTATGTGTAACCTAAATGCAAATTGATCACGAAACTAGTGTAATTATTGAGGCCATAGAGAAATTTGGTGGTGAGGCAAGACTTGTTGGTGGATGTGTTAGAGATTCAATTTTGCAGCGTGAAATTCACGACATTGATCTTGCTACTAATCTGCTGCCTAATCAAGCAGTTAAAGCGTTAAAACTCCGTAATATAAAAACTATTCCAACTGGCTTAAAACATGGAACTATTACTGCGATTTTAAATAAAAGATCCTTTGAGATTACAACGCTAAGGCATGATGTAAAGTGTGACGGTAGACATGCGAAGGTAGAATTTACTAATGATTGGCAAGCTGATGCTTCAAGGCGCGACTTTACGTTTAATGCTCTTTATGCAGACAAATATGGCCATATATACGACTACTTTGGTGGCATTCAGGACTTAAAAGCACGAAAGTTAAACTTTATAGGTAACGCTGAAGATAGGATTAAGGAAGACTATCTACGTATTTTAAGAGCGTTTCGTTTTCACGCTAAAATATGCATAGGAGATTTAAGTGATGAAATATTGGATGTGTGCAAAAAGCATTCACACATGATTCAAAACCTCTCTGGAGAGAGGATAAGAGAAGAAATATTTAAACTCTTGGAATGCAATGATCCTGCTCCGACACTTAAGAGCATGCAAAAATCTGATGTTTTACAAAAAATTATTCCAAAAGAAGTAAAATGCGAAATTTTATCTTCACCACTTCTTATCAACACTAAACCTCCTACAAAACCCTCAGCGTATGTCCATACGCCTTTCCTAGATCCCACAATCGATGCACTAACAAAATTAGCGTTGCTTATTAGGACTGCTGAAGATAGAGTTAGTCTTGGGGAAGAAGTGAGCAAGTTTTTACGTCTTTCAAATAAGCAAAAGAAAAAAATATTATTTTTATTATCAAACAATATCAAAACAGAGCTTTCAGAAAAAGAGCAAAAGAAATACATATCTTTATTTGGTAAGGAATTATATTGTGACTTAATGAAGATTTGTGGTATTGAGTCTGGAATAAATGTTGATGAGTATATTTCATTTGCTAAGATGTTTAACATTCCAAAATTTCCTTTATCTGGTGATGATTTAATAACTATAGGTCATCAACCAGGGAAAAGTTTAGGTAGAAACTTGGAATTGCTACGACAACATTGGGAAGACAGCTCCTACACTTTAACAAAGGAGGAGCTAATACTTTATGCTAAGAGCCTACTCTAGTTATCTAGCTAATCTCTTCATGTTTGATATAGTAGTGTGACTCATGGAAGAATTAGGTGTGTATTCTTTTTTAGCTTTTTCTGTTAATTGATACTCGTTTACTCCTCCTTGAGTCTGATTACACATTCCCTGATCTGGGGATAAAAATTTATCTCTTATACTTGATGCTAGTTGTAACAACTCGATATTACTTGAAAAAAATTCCATTCTACCTTTTATTAACTCCTCCGAAACAATTTCTTGGAGATTGCTATTATCTTTGCTATGAAAGTTGTTCAAGACAGAATCTGTAATTGCATTAGCAGCTTCCTCATCCCAACTTAAATTTTTCATGCATTTTTTAATAGAAAGTAACAGCTTGTCTTTTAACACACCATCACGTAACTCCTTATCTATATTTCCAATATTACAATATTTTTTGACAACTCCTTTAACTTCAGCTTCTATGATCTCACTTGCTAATTTTTTCAAATTATTTTTTAATAATTCAAGTAACTTATTGCTTTCAAATTTACCATCACTTTGATTTGATGGGAACGTTCAAAAAAGTGTGTCAAACCGAAAAAAAAGTAATAAATTGATATAAAAAATGGAGGTTTGATATGGGTCAAGCAAATAGAACTACTGGTTTGGTAGATTATAAAGAATTAGAAACAAATATCCTGTCATCTATACGAGAAGGAAGACCATTGACAGGAAGAGATGGAGCATTAACACCGTTTATAAAAAGGTTGCTAGAGGCAAGTCTGGAAGGTGAAATAGAAAGCCACATGTCAGCTAAAAGTGAAGAAAATAACCGAAGAAATGGAAGGAATGCAAAAACTTTACGTACAAGTTCAGGCTCATTTGAACTATTAACACCAAGAGACAGAGAAGGAAGCTTTGAACCGCAAATAGTCAAAAAAAGGCAAACAAGCCTACATCCAGAACTTGAAGCAAAGGTCTTAAGCACATATGCCAGTGGCATGGGATACA from Wolbachia endosymbiont (group B) of Parapoynx stratiotata harbors:
- a CDS encoding CCA tRNA nucleotidyltransferase; this translates as MQIDHETSVIIEAIEKFGGEARLVGGCVRDSILQREIHDIDLATNLLPNQAVKALKLRNIKTIPTGLKHGTITAILNKRSFEITTLRHDVKCDGRHAKVEFTNDWQADASRRDFTFNALYADKYGHIYDYFGGIQDLKARKLNFIGNAEDRIKEDYLRILRAFRFHAKICIGDLSDEILDVCKKHSHMIQNLSGERIREEIFKLLECNDPAPTLKSMQKSDVLQKIIPKEVKCEILSSPLLINTKPPTKPSAYVHTPFLDPTIDALTKLALLIRTAEDRVSLGEEVSKFLRLSNKQKKKILFLLSNNIKTELSEKEQKKYISLFGKELYCDLMKICGIESGINVDEYISFAKMFNIPKFPLSGDDLITIGHQPGKSLGRNLELLRQHWEDSSYTLTKEELILYAKSLL